The genomic segment GGCTCGGAATTGAGGTAAGGAATGCGTCCCAGGCGCAGCAGACCCGCTGTAGAGGTTAGGGCAGTCTCAGTAAACGGCTTGGTATAAGGCATCACGTTCCTGGGGTTCATTACCGGATTCCCGTATGAGTTGTTCGATTCGCTGCCGTGTCAGCAGTGTGGGTGAGCTGGACAGGGCCGCGTGGGCAATGCGCTCTTCGCCCACAGTCCCGTCCAAATCATCGGCCCCGAAATTCAAGGCCATGGATGCCGTTTCCTCCCCCAACATAATCCAGTAAGACTTGATGTGATCAAAATTATCCAACAAAAGCCGGGCCGTTGCGATCGTCTTCAAATCCTCCACCACCGAGGCCGCACGTTTTACAATTCCCGAGTTACCGGGTTGGAAGGCCAAGGGAATAAAGGAAAGAAATCCGCGCGTTTCATCCTGCAATTCCCGAAGCTTGAGCATGTGCTCCACACGCTCTTCATAAGTCTCGATATGACCGTACAGGAGGGTGGCATTGGAATGAATCCCCATGCGGTGCGCGATCTCGTGGATGGCCAGCCAACGCGACGCTCCCATCTTGAAAGGAAAGAGTTGCTTGCGCACGCGCTCTGAAAACACCTCGGCTCCCCCGCCCGGCAAACAGGTGAGTCCCACGGCCTGCAGGCGTCTCAAGACTTCTTCCACATCCGTGCGCTCACGCTTGGCAAAGAAATCAATTTCCACTGCCGTAAAAGCCTTGATCTGGATATGCGGGTAGCGCTCATGAATGGCGCGCAACATGGCCTCGTAATCTTCAAGCCGCCAGGTGGGGTGCAGCCCGCCGACAATGTGCACTTCTCTGAGTTCCTCCGAGCACTTATCTAAGACCTCCTGCACACTCATCTCGTAGGCATCGGGGCGCCCCTTTTTGGATGAAAAATCACAAAACTTGCAGGAAAGAACGCAAAGATTGGAGGGATTGATTTGGCGGTTCACCACATAGTGAACCTTCTTGCCCCAGCGCGCGCGTTTGACTTCATTGGCCAGACGGCCCAGGCCGATCAAGTCATCTGTCCGCAGGCAGGCCATGCCGTCTTCAAAGTTGAGGCGTTGGGAGCTATGGAGTTTGTCGATGATTTGTTGCATTTCAGATCAAGGTGCGGTTCTCGCTCATGTTCTGGTTGACTACGCCGTCTTTGCGAGCCGCAGGCGAAGCAATCTTTGTTCCGTAAAGATGGCCGCGCTTGGCTCGCCATGACGAGCAGGGCATTCACCCCTCGGAATGACGCGCACGCATCAGTGTGGTGCAGGGCACCCCGCTCAGCTCAAAGCTGATACTCCGCCCACCGCTTTTCCACGCGGCCGGCAATTTCCGGCAACATCTCCACTGGTTCGGGATAGCCCTTCTTCCACGTGGCGTCAATCCCCATGCAACCGCGCCACACCGGCCAGGCCCCACGGAATTCGTTTGCGGCAAACACTACGTCACGCGCGCAATCAAAGCGCGTAAAAATCCCCCACAGCGTACTCGTCTGATCGTCCAGATCCACATCCGGGCTCACGGCAACCACCCATCGAAGCCCGCGCAGCCCGGGCGCAGCCACCAGCTTCTCGACCACAGGCCGGCCCTCTCCCTTTACCTGAACCACAAGCAAGCTCTGTTCCAGAAGCTTCCAAGCCTGGATGCCGGGGACAAGACGGGTGGGATCCAGATCGGGCTTCGGCACTTCGGTTGAAGGGGCCTTACCCCCAGATGTGGCGTCCATGACCATCTTAGACCCTAAATCTGGGGTAAAGCTGGTGAAGTCCAGTGTATCCAGAGGCACCCCGGGCAGCAACAGAAAATCCTCGGCCGGGTCAAAGTGCGCGGCCACCGCCCGCAGGACCTCGGGCCAGGAGCGCACGTCCACCCCCGGATCCACCAGCACGATAAACTTGGTCAGCGAGAGCTGGCCCTCGCCCATCAAGGATAGCGCCGTCTTCATCGCCTCTTTGGCATAGCGCTGCTCCACGGACACCACCAGCAAATTGTGGAAACCCGCCTCAAAGTAAGCCCACAGATCCCGTATTTCGGGATGCATCAAACGCACAATCGGGTGGAACATCATTTGAATGGCGTCGCCCATGTACTTGTCTTCCTGCGGCGGTTTCCCCACCACAGCCGCCGGATAAACCGGATTGCGTTTGCGCGTCATTGTTTTGATTTCAAATACAGGGAAGGGGCGCTGCAGCGAATAATGCCCGAAGTGATCGCCAAAAGGGCCCTCCGGATGCCGGATGCCGGCCGGGATGTATCCTTCCAATACAAACTCCGCGTGAGCCGGCACCTGCACAGGTACCTGGGTCGCAGGCGCCGTCTGCCCCGGGGATTGGCGCAGCAAACCGCTAAAGATCCACTCGTCCACGCCCTCAGGCAAAGGGCACGCCGCTGCCAGCATCAGGGCCGGATCCGCGCCCAGGGCCACTGCCACAGGCAAACTCTGATTCGCCTTTTCCGCGGCATGATAGTGAAAGCCCCCGCCCTTTTCAATTTGCCAATGCATCCCGGTTTGAGTCGGGTTGTGGATATGCATCCGATACAAACCTACATTGCGGCCGCCGTTCTTGGGATCATGGGTAAAGACCAGAGGAAAGGTGATAAAGCGGCCGCCGTCCTTGGGCCAAACCTTAAGCGCGGGTAAAGTACGAAGATCCGGTTTCTCGATCAGCTCTTGGCAAGGACGCTGGCGGCCCCGGACCAAACGCATATGGCGCAGGCCCCAGAGCCGTTTTTTTTGGGAGAAGAATGCGCTGAGTGTGGGCGGCTGCAAGGCCTCGGCCAAGGCACTCCAGTTGGCGCCAATCTCTTCCGGATGGCGGCCCAGCGCAATCTCCACACGCCGCATGCTACCGAAAAAGTTGAGCGCCATGGGAAAGAGCGAGCCCTTCACATTTTCGAACAACATGGCAGGGCCTTCATCGGAGATCACGCGGTGGTAAATCTCGGTAATCTCATATTCCGGATCCACCTGGGCCTTAACTCGCTTGAGCTCGCCCTGCTCTTCAAGATGCCTTAGGAAAGACTGAAAATCGTGGAAGATCATTGGACTCCCATTCGCGGTGCCAGGCACTGGTGCCAGGCACCGGTGTCAGGCACCGGTGCCTGACACCGTATCTAATCTATGCGTCTTGTATCCTTCGGCTGCAGCACACCCCAGCACACCAAGCAGTTTATCCACAAATCCGTCAATGGCATCCTGCAAGGTCTTGGGCTCCATATAGAATGGCGGACAGGTGGGCATAATAATCACCCCATCCTGTGAAAGCTCGTACGCCTGTTTCAGACTCACCGTGGCCAACGGAGTCTCACGCAGAGCCAGGACAAGCCGCCGCCTCTCCTTCATTGCCACATAGGCGGTGCGCGTCAGCAGCGTGTCCCCGATCCCCGAGGCAATCTTGCCCAAGGTTGTCACCGAACAAGGCACGATCACGACCGCATCATAGGGGTTGGATCCCGATGCCAAGGGATTAGCCAAATCAGCATCACTGAAGATCCCGTCCACATGCGGCCCCAGGTCCGCAGGGGAAAGCCCTGTCTCCTCCTTGAGAACCATCTGCCCCCATTTGGAAAACACTACATACTTTTCACCCGGCAAACGCTTGGCGAATTCCACACCCAGGATCGCACCCGAGGCCCCGGTGATTCCGATAATTGTTCTCATCAAGCCACCCCGCACACGATCCACCCCAGCACGACAAAACCCAGGACCGCATTGATTTTGAAAAAGGCCAGGTGCACGTCCGTGGCCTTGTGGTGCTCCAGCCAAAGCAAAGCCCCTGTGCCCAACAGCACAGCCCAACTCAATGCCCCGCTCAAGACTGTTAACTGTAAACCCACTAAGCAGAAAAAGGCTGCCAGGTGAAAAACAGCGGAAATCATCAAAGCCCCTCCCACACCGCGCATTGCAGGCAAGGACTTGAGCCCTGCAGAGCGATCGAACTCCGCATCCGCAGTTGAATAGATCATGTCAAAACCCGCCACCCAGAAAAACGTGAAGAGCGTCAGCAATAATCCCGGACCCACGCCCTCAAGAGTCTGAGTGACGGCAATCCAACCGCCCAAGGGAGCGAGCGCCAAACCCGCGCCCACGCCCAAATGCGCCCAAGGCGTGAAGCGCTTCATATAGGGATAAACGACAAATACCCCAAGCGGAATCGGGGAGAGCCACAAACAAATCGGCGCAATAGCCCAGGCTGCGCCCAGATAAAGGACCAAACCCAAAATTACAACGGCCCAGGCTTCCTTCGCGCTTAAAGCCGCGGCCGGGAGTTCGCGGCCCGCAGTGCGGGGATTCAGGGCGTCAAAATGGCGATCAATAATCCGGTTCAGCGCCATGGCCACGGTGCGCGCGCCAAAACCCGCAAGCAAAACCAGCAAGAAGATACGGACCGGAGGCCACCCGCGCTGCGCCAGGACCGCCCCACTGTAGATGAGCGGCAGGGAAAACAGCGTGTGCTCGAGCTTGATAAACTTGGCGTAGGTCTTGATTCGCTTCATCACACTCCAGGGACGGTT from the Candidatus Omnitrophota bacterium genome contains:
- the mqnE gene encoding aminofutalosine synthase MqnE, translating into MQQIIDKLHSSQRLNFEDGMACLRTDDLIGLGRLANEVKRARWGKKVHYVVNRQINPSNLCVLSCKFCDFSSKKGRPDAYEMSVQEVLDKCSEELREVHIVGGLHPTWRLEDYEAMLRAIHERYPHIQIKAFTAVEIDFFAKRERTDVEEVLRRLQAVGLTCLPGGGAEVFSERVRKQLFPFKMGASRWLAIHEIAHRMGIHSNATLLYGHIETYEERVEHMLKLRELQDETRGFLSFIPLAFQPGNSGIVKRAASVVEDLKTIATARLLLDNFDHIKSYWIMLGEETASMALNFGADDLDGTVGEERIAHAALSSSPTLLTRQRIEQLIRESGNEPQERDALYQAVY
- a CDS encoding menaquinone biosynthesis decarboxylase — encoded protein: MIFHDFQSFLRHLEEQGELKRVKAQVDPEYEITEIYHRVISDEGPAMLFENVKGSLFPMALNFFGSMRRVEIALGRHPEEIGANWSALAEALQPPTLSAFFSQKKRLWGLRHMRLVRGRQRPCQELIEKPDLRTLPALKVWPKDGGRFITFPLVFTHDPKNGGRNVGLYRMHIHNPTQTGMHWQIEKGGGFHYHAAEKANQSLPVAVALGADPALMLAAACPLPEGVDEWIFSGLLRQSPGQTAPATQVPVQVPAHAEFVLEGYIPAGIRHPEGPFGDHFGHYSLQRPFPVFEIKTMTRKRNPVYPAAVVGKPPQEDKYMGDAIQMMFHPIVRLMHPEIRDLWAYFEAGFHNLLVVSVEQRYAKEAMKTALSLMGEGQLSLTKFIVLVDPGVDVRSWPEVLRAVAAHFDPAEDFLLLPGVPLDTLDFTSFTPDLGSKMVMDATSGGKAPSTEVPKPDLDPTRLVPGIQAWKLLEQSLLVVQVKGEGRPVVEKLVAAPGLRGLRWVVAVSPDVDLDDQTSTLWGIFTRFDCARDVVFAANEFRGAWPVWRGCMGIDATWKKGYPEPVEMLPEIAGRVEKRWAEYQL
- a CDS encoding UbiX family flavin prenyltransferase, yielding MRTIIGITGASGAILGVEFAKRLPGEKYVVFSKWGQMVLKEETGLSPADLGPHVDGIFSDADLANPLASGSNPYDAVVIVPCSVTTLGKIASGIGDTLLTRTAYVAMKERRRLVLALRETPLATVSLKQAYELSQDGVIIMPTCPPFYMEPKTLQDAIDGFVDKLLGVLGCAAAEGYKTHRLDTVSGTGA
- a CDS encoding UbiA family prenyltransferase, translating into MKRIKTYAKFIKLEHTLFSLPLIYSGAVLAQRGWPPVRIFLLVLLAGFGARTVAMALNRIIDRHFDALNPRTAGRELPAAALSAKEAWAVVILGLVLYLGAAWAIAPICLWLSPIPLGVFVVYPYMKRFTPWAHLGVGAGLALAPLGGWIAVTQTLEGVGPGLLLTLFTFFWVAGFDMIYSTADAEFDRSAGLKSLPAMRGVGGALMISAVFHLAAFFCLVGLQLTVLSGALSWAVLLGTGALLWLEHHKATDVHLAFFKINAVLGFVVLGWIVCGVA